The Bacteroidetes bacterium SB0662_bin_6 genome contains a region encoding:
- the purB gene encoding adenylosuccinate lyase: MIPRYTRPEMGEIWSEQSRFQSWLDVELAACDAWSKLGVIPSEDVALLYEQASFDVERIHEIEKTTRHDVVAFTRAVSESLGPEKKWVHYGLTSSDVVDTALMVQLKKANDLLLTAIDRMLDVLADKAREHRYTLMMGRTHGVHAEPTTWGLKMALYHAEMMRNRRRFAAAAEDMAVGKLSGAVGTFAHIPPEIEQMVCEKLGLRPAAVSTQVLQRDRHAHYLSVLSLIGASLEKMAVEVRGLQKNEVREVEEAFGKGQKGSSAMPHKRNPVGSENITGCARLLRGYMVSACENVALWHERDISHSSVERVIIPDATTILHYALHRFAGIMDTLVVYPEAMRANMEGTYGLYHSQRLMLMLIDKGMSREAAYDLVQPAAMRAWEEKRPFREIVAGDAALMEHLSPEEVELAFDLSYHLRRIDFIFERAGLGR; encoded by the coding sequence ATGATACCCCGATACACCCGCCCCGAAATGGGGGAAATATGGAGCGAACAGAGCCGGTTCCAGTCCTGGCTCGATGTCGAGTTGGCCGCGTGTGACGCGTGGTCGAAGCTGGGCGTCATACCTTCGGAGGATGTTGCCCTGCTCTACGAACAGGCCTCATTCGATGTGGAGCGCATTCATGAGATCGAGAAGACGACGCGGCATGATGTGGTGGCCTTTACGCGCGCGGTAAGCGAATCGCTGGGGCCGGAGAAAAAATGGGTGCATTACGGCCTTACGTCTTCCGATGTGGTCGATACGGCGCTGATGGTCCAGCTCAAAAAGGCGAACGATCTTCTGCTGACGGCCATCGACCGGATGCTGGACGTGCTGGCGGACAAGGCCCGCGAGCACCGGTATACCCTTATGATGGGCCGCACGCACGGCGTCCATGCCGAGCCGACGACATGGGGTTTGAAAATGGCGCTGTATCATGCCGAGATGATGCGCAACCGCCGCCGGTTCGCGGCTGCGGCCGAGGATATGGCCGTGGGGAAATTGTCGGGGGCCGTAGGCACCTTTGCGCACATTCCGCCCGAGATCGAACAGATGGTGTGCGAGAAGCTGGGTTTACGGCCTGCGGCCGTTTCGACGCAGGTTCTCCAGCGGGACCGGCATGCACACTATCTGTCCGTGCTTTCGCTCATCGGCGCTTCGCTCGAAAAGATGGCGGTGGAAGTGCGGGGGCTTCAAAAAAACGAGGTCCGGGAGGTCGAGGAAGCCTTCGGGAAAGGGCAAAAGGGGTCGTCCGCCATGCCGCACAAACGGAACCCGGTGGGCTCGGAGAATATCACGGGCTGCGCCCGGCTCCTTCGCGGCTACATGGTGTCGGCCTGTGAAAATGTGGCGCTCTGGCATGAACGCGACATTTCTCATTCGTCCGTGGAAAGAGTCATCATTCCCGACGCCACGACGATTCTTCACTATGCGCTGCACCGGTTTGCGGGCATCATGGACACGCTGGTCGTATATCCCGAGGCGATGCGGGCAAATATGGAAGGGACCTATGGACTGTATCACAGCCAGCGCCTCATGCTTATGCTGATCGACAAGGGGATGTCCCGGGAGGCGGCCTACGATCTGGTCCAACCGGCGGCGATGCGGGCATGGGAAGAAAAACGCCCGTTCAGGGAGATTGTCGCCGGGGACGCTGCCCTCATGGAGCATTTGTCGCCGGAAGAGGTGGAACTGGCCTTCGATCTATCGTACCATCTTCGCCGGATCGACTTTATTTTCGAGCGGGCCGGCCTTGGCCGTTGA
- a CDS encoding NADH-quinone oxidoreductase subunit D gives MSAASGFRTSGEESVFRFWPRHNEAIYERLESKHVWLEQAQRNEANEGDPLEHEMILNIGPQHPATHGVLRCVVKMDGETIEKSVLDIGYLHRGIEKLAEHKTYQEFMPYTDRMDYLAPYANNVAWCLAVEKLAAIEVPERAQWLRMIMCELARISSHLLWLGVGLMDAGAVSVFLWTFKGREDLYRIFDEVAGARFTVSHSRIGGLFSDLTPEAFRLIHQFVDDFGQEIAGWEALLNRNRIWIDRNRDVGTLTRQEAVEIGLTGPNLRASGEPYDIRRFEPYMFYGEVDFDVPTREAGDSLARYFVRLEEMKESLRIIRQCLDRLPDGPIRADDAKRAYPSKDEVYYSMEGMIHDFLYTDVGVAPPKGAACYQAIESPKGELGWYLQSDGTGNPWRAKVNAPSFTNLQGLEHMLEGSLVADAVILIGSIDPVMGEADK, from the coding sequence ATGAGCGCCGCATCGGGTTTCCGGACATCAGGAGAGGAATCGGTTTTCCGGTTCTGGCCCCGGCATAACGAGGCGATCTACGAGCGCCTCGAAAGCAAGCATGTGTGGCTGGAGCAGGCGCAGCGCAACGAGGCGAACGAGGGGGATCCGCTCGAGCATGAGATGATCCTCAACATCGGGCCGCAGCACCCGGCCACCCACGGCGTCCTCCGGTGCGTGGTCAAAATGGATGGCGAAACCATTGAGAAATCGGTGCTCGACATCGGTTATCTGCACCGCGGCATCGAGAAACTTGCCGAACACAAGACCTATCAGGAATTCATGCCCTACACGGATCGCATGGATTACCTTGCGCCGTATGCCAACAATGTGGCATGGTGCCTGGCCGTGGAGAAACTTGCTGCTATCGAGGTACCCGAACGAGCGCAGTGGCTTCGTATGATTATGTGCGAACTGGCGCGCATTTCGTCGCATTTGCTCTGGCTGGGGGTCGGATTGATGGATGCCGGCGCCGTGTCCGTTTTTCTGTGGACCTTCAAGGGGCGCGAGGATCTCTACCGTATTTTTGACGAAGTGGCGGGCGCCCGATTCACCGTATCGCACAGCCGCATCGGCGGACTGTTTTCGGACCTGACGCCGGAAGCCTTCCGCCTGATCCACCAGTTTGTGGACGATTTCGGTCAGGAGATAGCAGGCTGGGAAGCCTTGCTCAACCGGAACCGTATATGGATCGACAGAAACCGCGATGTGGGCACGCTTACCCGCCAGGAAGCCGTGGAGATCGGGCTTACGGGGCCGAATCTGCGGGCCAGCGGCGAACCGTATGACATTCGCCGTTTCGAACCATATATGTTTTACGGGGAAGTGGATTTCGATGTCCCGACCCGTGAAGCGGGGGATTCCCTCGCGCGGTATTTTGTGCGGCTCGAAGAGATGAAAGAAAGTCTTCGGATTATTCGGCAATGTCTGGATCGCTTGCCTGACGGCCCCATTCGCGCCGACGACGCCAAGCGGGCCTATCCGTCGAAGGACGAGGTGTATTACTCCATGGAGGGCATGATCCACGATTTTCTGTATACCGATGTAGGGGTCGCGCCGCCGAAAGGCGCCGCCTGTTATCAGGCGATCGAATCGCCGAAGGGGGAACTGGGGTGGTACCTCCAGTCCGACGGTACGGGCAATCCCTGGCGGGCGAAGGTCAACGCGCCTTCCTTTACGAATTTACAAGGACTCGAACACATGCTGGAAGGGTCTCTGGTGGCCGATGCGGTCATTCTCATCGGCTCCATTGATCCGGTCATGGGAGAAGCCGACAAATAA
- a CDS encoding DUF4290 domain-containing protein produces the protein MSSTDFDTKMVDRQVGRNAELFARAINDLDTAEQRYPYLRILVSIVEQAHPEWNQAPQKDRQISRLIQQMGARVDEAELAEVVRVRDEERGYFYD, from the coding sequence ATGAGTTCCACCGACTTCGACACGAAAATGGTTGATCGCCAGGTCGGCCGCAATGCAGAGTTGTTTGCACGGGCCATCAACGATCTGGATACCGCGGAGCAACGGTATCCCTATCTGCGCATTCTTGTCAGCATTGTGGAGCAGGCCCACCCGGAGTGGAATCAGGCGCCGCAAAAGGATCGTCAGATTTCCCGCCTCATCCAGCAAATGGGGGCACGCGTCGACGAGGCCGAACTTGCCGAGGTCGTTCGCGTCCGGGATGAGGAACGAGGCTATTTCTACGATTGA
- the tig gene encoding trigger factor has translation MQTHINRISDVTCDLEIEAAAEELASDFKAALQRQRTRTEMKGFRPGKVPVGLVKRIHGEEIAYMLAHEKVQEAFRKEVIESKQYDVVGRPVLTTLDYEMDGDLRAVIRFGIRPEITLKDLSGEKIPRLKRDVTDEDVAEHLERIRRSRATLVPVETDEITEDFQVIMDMQRLDDKTGTPVIGEKEEGITFFVDDEDLHETIREGVLGKRAGETFPVEIPPDNDVKGPVRRYQATVKEAKRRDLPDLDDTFAEEVTDGKVSDLEEWKSVIRRQLNALWEERTQELLVDRIVDRMMALHDIPVPESAVEMYLDGFVDDVKKRNNGKEPEDFDEQAFREERRSMAGRHAKWKLLRDAYIEHEQLEVTEDDLDAWFDKATGDNDELAPETLRRYYERTGAMDEIRERLMSRKVFARLTDAFEIEDKDPEAFQALLDENASSDSSIVIPA, from the coding sequence ATGCAAACCCACATTAACCGGATCAGCGACGTAACCTGCGACCTTGAAATCGAGGCCGCAGCGGAAGAACTTGCGTCCGATTTCAAAGCCGCCCTGCAACGGCAACGGACGCGCACGGAAATGAAAGGCTTCCGTCCCGGCAAGGTCCCGGTGGGTCTCGTCAAAAGAATCCATGGAGAAGAAATCGCTTACATGCTTGCCCACGAAAAGGTGCAGGAAGCATTCCGCAAGGAAGTGATTGAAAGCAAGCAGTACGATGTGGTGGGCCGACCCGTGCTCACCACGCTCGACTACGAAATGGATGGGGATTTGCGGGCGGTGATCCGGTTCGGAATCCGGCCCGAAATCACGCTAAAGGACCTCTCCGGCGAAAAAATCCCGCGTCTCAAGCGCGACGTCACAGACGAGGATGTAGCGGAACATCTGGAGCGCATCCGCAGAAGCCGCGCCACGCTGGTCCCTGTTGAGACGGATGAAATCACGGAAGATTTTCAGGTGATCATGGACATGCAGCGTCTCGACGACAAAACCGGCACGCCCGTCATCGGAGAGAAAGAAGAAGGAATAACTTTCTTTGTCGACGACGAGGATCTGCACGAAACCATCCGGGAAGGCGTGCTCGGCAAACGGGCAGGAGAAACATTCCCCGTGGAAATCCCTCCTGACAACGACGTCAAGGGACCCGTACGCCGGTATCAGGCCACGGTCAAGGAAGCAAAACGCCGGGACCTGCCCGATCTCGACGATACGTTTGCCGAGGAGGTTACAGACGGAAAAGTAAGCGATCTGGAGGAATGGAAAAGCGTCATCCGCCGCCAACTGAATGCGCTTTGGGAAGAGCGCACCCAGGAATTGCTTGTCGACCGCATCGTCGATCGCATGATGGCCTTGCACGACATTCCCGTTCCCGAATCCGCGGTGGAAATGTATCTGGACGGTTTTGTCGATGACGTGAAAAAACGTAACAACGGCAAGGAACCGGAGGATTTCGACGAGCAGGCTTTCCGGGAAGAGCGCCGCAGCATGGCGGGACGGCATGCCAAGTGGAAACTGCTTCGCGACGCCTATATCGAACACGAGCAACTGGAGGTAACCGAGGACGATCTCGACGCCTGGTTCGATAAGGCTACCGGGGATAACGATGAACTGGCCCCCGAAACGTTGCGCCGGTACTACGAACGCACAGGCGCCATGGACGAGATCCGGGAGCGCCTGATGAGCCGCAAGGTGTTCGCCCGCCTCACTGACGCCTTCGAGATAGAAGACAAGGATCCGGAAGCCTTCCAGGCGCTGCTCGATGAAAATGCTTCCTCGGATTCCTCCATCGTGATCCCTGCCTGA
- a CDS encoding NADH-quinone oxidoreductase subunit A — protein MPADFVPLLIMMALASGMALTLLKGADWLGPRRRNLIKQSSYESGMDPVGTAHERYSVKFYLVAMIFIVFDVEVVFLYPWAVSFHEFMDAGVALGALAVVCLFILILGVGLLYDVKKGGLEFD, from the coding sequence ATGCCTGCGGATTTCGTTCCCCTGCTTATTATGATGGCGCTTGCGTCGGGGATGGCGTTGACGCTCCTGAAGGGCGCCGACTGGCTCGGGCCGCGCCGGCGTAATCTGATCAAGCAGAGCAGCTACGAGAGCGGGATGGATCCTGTGGGCACGGCCCATGAACGCTACTCGGTGAAATTTTACCTGGTGGCGATGATCTTCATCGTGTTCGATGTGGAAGTCGTCTTTTTGTATCCGTGGGCCGTAAGTTTCCACGAGTTCATGGATGCGGGGGTTGCCCTTGGAGCCCTTGCGGTTGTTTGCCTGTTTATCCTTATTCTTGGCGTCGGTCTGCTGTACGATGTCAAAAAGGGCGGGCTGGAGTTCGATTGA
- a CDS encoding YebC/PmpR family DNA-binding transcriptional regulator: MAGHNKWSKIKRHKAKTDQRRSKIWARISRDITVAAREAGGDPGMNASLALAVEKAKAENMPKDNIERAIKRGTGEIQGEDYEEVTYEGYGPHGVAVFVETLTDNRNRTVADLRHLFSKGGGSLGKSGSVAYLFERKGVIETSSSGQPHDELALFEIVAEAGAEDMQQEGDAYLIVTPPDLLEDVRRALERAGVEIGEAQLIREPSTTVALSGDDARKVLRLIGHIDDHQDVQAVFTTLDMNEETLAALSF, from the coding sequence ATGGCCGGTCATAACAAGTGGTCCAAGATCAAGCGGCATAAGGCCAAAACCGACCAGCGCAGATCGAAAATCTGGGCGCGGATTTCCCGCGACATCACGGTAGCCGCCCGGGAAGCAGGGGGTGATCCCGGTATGAACGCTTCGCTGGCGCTGGCGGTCGAAAAGGCAAAGGCCGAAAACATGCCGAAGGATAATATCGAGCGGGCCATCAAGCGCGGCACCGGGGAAATTCAGGGCGAAGATTACGAAGAGGTTACCTACGAGGGCTATGGACCGCATGGCGTAGCGGTGTTCGTGGAAACGCTGACGGACAACCGAAACCGGACGGTAGCCGACTTGCGCCATCTTTTCAGTAAAGGGGGCGGAAGCCTCGGCAAGTCCGGATCGGTGGCATACCTGTTCGAACGCAAGGGCGTCATAGAAACCTCCTCCTCCGGACAACCGCATGATGAACTGGCCCTGTTCGAAATCGTTGCGGAAGCAGGCGCCGAGGACATGCAACAGGAGGGGGATGCGTATCTGATCGTCACGCCGCCCGACCTGCTGGAAGACGTACGCAGGGCGCTCGAACGCGCCGGCGTGGAAATCGGCGAGGCCCAATTGATCCGGGAACCCTCAACGACCGTGGCCCTTTCCGGAGATGATGCCCGGAAGGTATTGCGCCTCATCGGGCACATCGACGACCACCAGGATGTACAGGCAGTCTTCACCACGCTGGATATGAACGAGGAAACCCTCGCTGCCCTATCCTTCTGA
- a CDS encoding NADH-quinone oxidoreductase subunit B, whose product MVSQGPRNEGFLTTRVDAVLNWARSNSLMPMPMGLACCAIEMMAFAGPKYDAARFGSEAMRFSPRQADLMIVAGWVSYKMAHAIRRVWDQMADPKWCIAMGACASTGGMHRCYGVVQGCDNFLPVDVYIPGCPPRPEALLHALMDIQEKIRNEYSVTQDYVQGHALPAGQTGNGIG is encoded by the coding sequence ATGGTTTCGCAAGGCCCCCGGAACGAGGGATTTCTTACCACCAGAGTGGATGCCGTATTGAATTGGGCGCGCTCCAATTCACTTATGCCGATGCCCATGGGGCTTGCCTGCTGCGCTATTGAAATGATGGCCTTTGCAGGTCCCAAGTACGATGCAGCCCGTTTTGGAAGCGAAGCTATGCGCTTTTCACCGCGCCAGGCCGATCTGATGATTGTGGCCGGCTGGGTATCGTACAAGATGGCGCATGCCATCCGCCGGGTATGGGATCAGATGGCTGACCCGAAATGGTGTATCGCCATGGGGGCTTGCGCCTCGACGGGCGGGATGCACCGTTGCTACGGGGTGGTGCAGGGGTGCGATAATTTTCTGCCGGTAGATGTGTATATCCCCGGATGTCCGCCTCGTCCGGAAGCTCTTTTACATGCTCTGATGGATATCCAGGAGAAGATCCGTAACGAGTATTCCGTTACGCAGGATTACGTGCAGGGACATGCACTTCCGGCAGGGCAGACGGGTAACGGTATTGGTTGA
- a CDS encoding sigma-70 family RNA polymerase sigma factor has product MPEKKPQTIPSESAEQDKRCVARALAGDETAYSELLDKYRNALHQHIRKIARDRMEVDDLVQDSFVKAFAALPSYSPEYAFSTWLYKIATNHAIDYVRKKKLPTLSIDQPIKTDEGEMSVELPDTTYRPDRHIVEDERKTLIQEAIDALPPKYHRVIVLRHQQEKSYEEIAQELDLPLGTVKAHIFRARELLNKYLRDQRHLL; this is encoded by the coding sequence ATGCCTGAAAAGAAGCCCCAAACGATCCCTTCTGAATCTGCCGAACAGGACAAGCGGTGCGTGGCGCGCGCGCTCGCCGGCGACGAGACGGCCTACTCCGAATTGCTCGACAAGTACCGGAATGCGCTTCACCAGCACATCCGGAAAATCGCCCGGGATCGGATGGAGGTCGACGATCTGGTCCAGGACAGTTTCGTCAAGGCATTCGCGGCGCTTCCGTCGTATTCTCCCGAGTATGCCTTTTCCACCTGGCTGTACAAGATTGCGACGAATCATGCGATCGACTACGTCCGCAAGAAAAAACTCCCCACGCTGTCCATTGACCAGCCCATCAAGACGGATGAAGGAGAAATGTCGGTGGAGTTGCCGGACACTACGTACCGGCCGGATCGGCACATCGTGGAAGACGAACGCAAAACCCTGATTCAGGAAGCCATCGATGCGCTTCCCCCGAAATACCACCGCGTGATCGTGTTGCGCCACCAACAGGAAAAAAGTTATGAAGAGATTGCGCAGGAACTCGATTTGCCGTTGGGCACCGTGAAGGCGCATATATTCCGGGCGCGCGAGTTGCTCAACAAATACCTGCGTGACCAGCGCCATCTGCTTTAG
- a CDS encoding NADH-quinone oxidoreductase subunit C, which translates to MPSHRVLDFFFTPEDAATPGGDNPLSQPTTHVSEIIEALCARFDKAILGVEEYAGEQTVLVEARRIADVCRFLKDEQGFLYLSDVGGADRFVEEDRFEVFYNLVSFEKGKRIRLKVRVDEAALTVPTVTDVYRAANWNEREVYDMLGIRFEGHPDMRRMFMPEDFEYYPQRKEFPQLGIPGSLPLPPRTPEGPLQYDPFPTAHEGPTPKSYQEPPSQITEEE; encoded by the coding sequence ATGCCGTCTCACCGGGTGCTTGATTTCTTTTTTACGCCCGAAGACGCGGCGACTCCCGGCGGGGACAACCCGCTTTCCCAGCCCACTACGCACGTCTCTGAGATCATTGAGGCGTTATGCGCCCGGTTCGACAAGGCCATTCTGGGTGTCGAGGAGTATGCCGGGGAGCAGACCGTTCTGGTCGAGGCACGGCGCATAGCGGATGTATGCCGTTTTCTGAAGGACGAACAGGGCTTCCTGTATCTGTCGGATGTAGGCGGCGCGGATCGGTTCGTGGAAGAGGACCGGTTTGAGGTGTTCTATAACCTCGTATCGTTTGAAAAGGGAAAACGTATCCGCCTGAAGGTTCGGGTGGACGAGGCCGCCTTGACGGTGCCTACGGTAACGGATGTATATCGCGCCGCCAACTGGAACGAGCGCGAGGTGTACGATATGCTGGGCATTCGCTTCGAGGGGCATCCGGATATGCGCCGGATGTTCATGCCGGAAGATTTCGAATACTATCCGCAGCGGAAAGAATTTCCCCAGTTGGGTATTCCCGGATCGCTGCCGCTGCCCCCCCGGACCCCTGAGGGACCCCTCCAGTACGACCCGTTTCCGACGGCCCATGAGGGCCCGACGCCGAAGAGTTACCAGGAACCCCCGTCACAGATTACCGAGGAAGAATGA
- the ruvC gene encoding crossover junction endodeoxyribonuclease RuvC — protein MIVLGIDPGSQYTGYGVITCDGSGERALEYGVLRLDRYDEHPLRLKKIYDEITAIAARVCPDECAIEMPVYGSNPQSMLKLGRAQAAAMIAMLNREIPVTEYTPKQVKKAVTGRGNASKEQVRYMVRAILSIKDENDGKAMEADASDALAVGLCHAHRRAKGETRGPASWKSFLRANPHIVIE, from the coding sequence ATGATCGTACTTGGCATCGACCCCGGGTCGCAATACACAGGGTACGGCGTCATCACCTGCGATGGCTCCGGGGAGCGCGCACTGGAATATGGCGTGCTGCGCCTTGACCGGTACGACGAGCACCCGCTTCGCCTCAAAAAGATTTACGACGAGATCACGGCGATCGCCGCACGCGTTTGCCCGGACGAATGCGCCATCGAGATGCCCGTATACGGAAGCAACCCCCAATCCATGTTGAAACTCGGGCGCGCCCAGGCGGCGGCCATGATCGCCATGCTGAACCGGGAAATTCCGGTAACCGAGTACACCCCGAAGCAAGTCAAGAAAGCCGTCACCGGGCGGGGCAACGCCTCGAAGGAACAGGTCCGCTATATGGTGCGCGCTATTCTCTCGATCAAGGACGAGAACGACGGCAAGGCCATGGAAGCCGATGCGTCCGACGCCCTCGCCGTCGGGTTATGTCATGCGCACCGCCGCGCGAAAGGCGAAACCCGAGGACCCGCCAGTTGGAAAAGCTTCCTGCGAGCGAATCCGCATATCGTCATTGAATAA
- a CDS encoding TonB-dependent receptor yields the protein MNAMLRYLLATSLFCFLAFGAFAPRSAQAQADVSVHGVVTDASSEAPLQDANVVLLVDGVVIAGAASDADGSYEISGIPPGDYVLSVRFVGYEQEEMQISLQPGESLTADVALRPTGFDLNAVVVSASRASEKVLDAPASISVLDTREIESVALPSSAMLLRNVTGVDMAQTGVNRYEVVLRGFNNVFTGATYVMTDYRRAAVASLGLNDYSLMPISQIDLERIEVVRGPGSALFGAGVDAGVIHFISKDPFTHPGTTVRVGGGLRNALTASLRHAGVAGGKLGYKVVADFQRANDFAFDPEDPLDAIQLGTFREEALPVDYNNHNYTLSGLLSWQPRSNVTLTANGGFSAVKTIGLSSIGTIQGEGFGYTYGQLRLDAGRFFAQAYANFNDAGDSFVYREGSVDDVVDNSTEINVQGQYDFDILDERFRFVLGAEYELTNPVTKSTVFGRNEDRDRFAETGAYLQSVVRLSPMLNATLAVRADRHDLFDGVQFSPRAALVFKPDPAHSIRATFNRAFASPGTHNLFLDFNAGAAGPLTIQARGSLDGFHFQRDAQGGLIASSMFPDIFGAPVPVGVPLGLLYSEMYGALSSIPVSDLQGLLAAQGLNIPAVLIDQFIGLLSPDGGITVTGLTPANIGYVDLNTFDIDPNSIAQDVVDVPSLEYTSSEIFEIGYKGLLGERLLVAVDGYYTRRKNFVSPLRVETPFVLVPNHDLLFGDLQAALADGIAGNETLHAALQAVGFSADDISSLIVELARPDFAAFLPENTPIAIVQPVENMVPGQLLMTYRSMGEIEYYGMDVSTELLLGDRLRVFGNLSWVSDNFFDAGELGEEEETLELSMNAPATKVKGGFAYESSGNWSVHASVRHTGGFEVRSGLYTGPVPEHTLLDVGAGYDLGDYVSGLRMNLSLFNVLDQRHREFVGSPEIGRMGLVQMTLEI from the coding sequence ATGAACGCCATGCTGCGCTATCTGCTCGCTACCTCCCTGTTCTGCTTTCTTGCATTCGGTGCGTTCGCGCCCCGATCGGCGCAGGCGCAAGCCGACGTATCGGTTCACGGCGTGGTTACGGACGCGTCGTCGGAGGCGCCTCTGCAAGACGCCAATGTGGTGTTGCTGGTGGATGGTGTCGTGATTGCAGGCGCTGCCTCGGACGCCGACGGATCGTATGAGATTTCCGGAATTCCTCCGGGCGATTACGTGCTTTCGGTGCGTTTTGTGGGATACGAGCAGGAAGAGATGCAGATATCCTTGCAGCCCGGCGAATCCCTCACGGCGGACGTAGCTTTGCGCCCGACGGGTTTCGATCTCAATGCCGTGGTCGTGAGTGCATCGCGCGCCTCCGAGAAGGTGCTGGACGCCCCGGCTTCGATCTCCGTCCTGGATACAAGAGAAATCGAAAGCGTGGCCCTGCCGTCCTCCGCCATGTTGCTTCGGAATGTAACCGGGGTGGATATGGCGCAGACGGGCGTCAACCGGTATGAGGTCGTGCTGCGAGGGTTCAATAACGTCTTCACCGGAGCCACGTATGTCATGACGGATTACCGGCGGGCGGCCGTGGCGTCTCTGGGCCTGAACGATTACAGCCTGATGCCGATCAGCCAGATCGATCTGGAGCGCATCGAAGTGGTCCGGGGTCCGGGATCGGCACTCTTCGGCGCCGGGGTCGATGCAGGCGTGATCCACTTCATCAGCAAGGATCCGTTTACGCATCCGGGTACGACGGTACGCGTGGGTGGAGGCTTGCGCAATGCACTGACGGCCTCCCTGCGCCATGCGGGGGTTGCGGGCGGCAAACTGGGTTACAAGGTCGTCGCCGATTTTCAGCGCGCCAACGACTTTGCCTTCGATCCGGAGGATCCCCTGGATGCCATACAACTCGGCACGTTCAGAGAGGAGGCGCTTCCCGTCGATTACAATAACCATAACTATACCCTGTCGGGTCTGCTTTCCTGGCAGCCTCGCTCGAACGTCACGCTGACGGCCAATGGCGGATTTTCGGCGGTCAAGACCATCGGGCTTTCATCGATCGGTACGATTCAGGGCGAAGGGTTCGGATATACGTACGGGCAGCTTCGCCTCGACGCCGGAAGGTTTTTCGCCCAGGCCTATGCGAATTTCAACGATGCGGGCGATTCCTTTGTCTATCGGGAGGGATCGGTCGATGACGTAGTGGACAACTCGACCGAGATCAATGTACAGGGGCAGTACGACTTCGATATTCTGGACGAGCGGTTCCGTTTTGTGCTCGGCGCGGAATACGAACTGACCAATCCGGTTACGAAGTCCACGGTCTTTGGCCGCAACGAAGATCGTGACCGATTCGCCGAGACAGGCGCTTATCTTCAGAGCGTCGTTCGGCTGAGTCCAATGTTGAATGCGACCCTCGCCGTGCGCGCGGACCGGCACGATTTGTTCGACGGGGTGCAGTTTTCTCCCCGGGCCGCCCTCGTTTTCAAACCGGATCCCGCACACAGCATTCGCGCCACGTTCAACCGGGCATTCGCTTCGCCCGGCACGCATAACCTTTTTCTGGACTTCAATGCGGGCGCGGCCGGACCGCTTACGATCCAGGCCCGGGGATCACTGGACGGATTTCATTTCCAGCGCGATGCACAGGGCGGCCTGATCGCCTCCAGTATGTTTCCGGATATTTTCGGAGCGCCCGTGCCCGTAGGCGTCCCTCTCGGTTTGCTCTATAGTGAGATGTACGGAGCGCTTTCGAGTATTCCGGTGTCTGATTTGCAAGGATTGCTTGCGGCGCAGGGCTTAAACATACCGGCGGTGCTCATTGACCAGTTTATCGGCCTGCTCAGTCCGGACGGGGGCATCACCGTGACGGGCCTGACGCCGGCCAATATCGGATATGTGGATTTGAACACATTCGATATCGATCCGAACAGTATAGCCCAGGATGTGGTGGATGTCCCTTCCCTGGAATACACGTCCAGCGAGATCTTCGAAATAGGATACAAGGGGTTGTTAGGGGAGCGGCTGCTGGTTGCCGTGGACGGGTATTACACCCGGCGGAAGAATTTCGTCAGCCCGTTGCGGGTAGAGACGCCCTTCGTGCTGGTGCCCAATCATGACTTGTTGTTCGGCGACCTGCAAGCGGCGCTCGCCGACGGAATCGCGGGCAATGAGACCCTGCATGCGGCCTTGCAGGCGGTAGGATTCTCGGCAGACGACATATCGTCGCTCATCGTGGAGCTTGCCCGGCCCGACTTTGCGGCGTTTCTTCCGGAGAATACGCCCATTGCCATCGTGCAGCCTGTGGAAAACATGGTACCCGGCCAGCTTCTGATGACCTATCGGAGCATGGGGGAGATCGAATACTACGGCATGGACGTGTCCACCGAGTTGCTGCTTGGCGACCGGCTGCGCGTTTTCGGAAACCTGTCCTGGGTCAGCGACAATTTTTTTGACGCCGGCGAGCTTGGCGAAGAGGAAGAAACGCTGGAACTGTCCATGAATGCCCCTGCTACGAAGGTCAAGGGCGGATTTGCCTACGAATCTTCCGGCAACTGGAGCGTCCATGCATCCGTGCGGCATACCGGGGGCTTCGAGGTTCGATCGGGTTTGTACACAGGGCCCGTGCCGGAGCATACGCTGCTGGATGTCGGCGCCGGATACGATCTCGGCGACTATGTGTCCGGATTGCGCATGAATCTGTCCCTGTTCAATGTGCTGGATCAACGGCACCGCGAGTTCGTCGGCTCGCCGGAGATAGGGCGGATGGGGCTTGTACAGATGACCCTGGAAATATAG